One Mesoplodon densirostris isolate mMesDen1 chromosome X, mMesDen1 primary haplotype, whole genome shotgun sequence genomic region harbors:
- the ZFP92 gene encoding zinc finger protein 92 homolog, producing MGTTTGMQAGDRMKSKPIISKKKNCPEELAGADLQGGNKGQVAGPSEETLEHRWKHAYCPQTGFSRGDPPREKGQGSSPGEEREIQRSSCRGRQDLVLRQQGSKGAEKQFLCQQCGKSFSRSSNLIKHRIIHSGEKPYECGECGKLFRRSFALLEHQRIHSGEKPYACGECGKTFTRSSNLIKHQIIHSGEKPYECGECGKLFRRSFALLEHQRIHSGERPYTCSVCSKAFSRSSNLIEHQRTHSGEKPYVCSQCPKAFKGISQLIHHQRIHSGEKPFECKECGKAFRGRSGLSQHRRVHSGEKPYECSECGKTFSRRSNLFKHQVVHSEERPYKCQDYRRAFRSGSVLLEHRRTHGSLRPSACGHCGQASKGKPQLGWKPKTHRGRKLSEGSNSEKAPACLALWRATAEPRPEDEKLPPDSAHVTAPSSF from the exons ATGGGGACCACCACAGGGATGCAGGCAG GTGACAGGATGAAGAGCAAACCGataatttcaaagaagaaaaattgtccAGAAGAACTCGCAGGGGCTGACCTTCAGGGTGGCAACAAGGGCCAGGTAGCCGGGCCGTCAGAGGAAACACTTGAGCACAGATGGAAACATGCTTATTGTCCACAGACAGGTTTCAGCAGGGGTGACCCTCCCAGGGAGAAAGGCCAAGGCAGCTCGCCAGGTGAGGAAAGAGAGATACAGAGAAGTAGTTGCAGAGGTAGGCAGGATTTGGTTCTAAGGCAGCAGGGTTCCAAAGGTGCAGAGAAACAGTTCCTGTGTCAGCAGTGTGGCAAATCCTTCAGCCGGAGCTCCAACCTCATCAAGCACCGGATCATCCACAGTGGCGAGAAGCCCTATGAGTGCGGTGAGTGCGGGAAACTCTTCCGGCGCAGCTTCGCGCTCCTGGAGCACCAACGCATCCACAGCGGTGAGAAGCCCTATGCGTGCGGCGAGTGCGGGAAGACTTTCACACGGAGCTCCAACCTCATCAAGCACCAGATCATCCACAGTGGTGAGAAGCCCTACGAGTGTGGCGAGTGCGGGAAACTCTTCCGGCGCAGCTTTGCGCTCCTTGAGCACCAGCGCATCCACAGCGGCGAGCGGCCCTACACGTGCAGTGTGTGCAGCAAGGCCTTCAGCAGGAGCTCCAACCTCATCGAGCACCAGCGCACACACAGCGGCGAGAAGCCCTACGTGTGCAGCCAGTGCCCGAAAGCCTTCAAGGGCATCTCCCAGCTCATTCACCACCAGCGCATCCACAGTGGGGAGAAGCCATTCGAGTGCAAGGAGTGTGGGAAGGCCTTCCGGGGGCGCTCGGGCCTCAGCCAGCACCGGCGGGTGCACAGCGGCGAGAAGCCCTATGAGTGCAGCGAGTGCGGGAAGACCTTCAGCCGGCGATCCAACCTCTTCAAGCACCAGGTGGTGCACAGCGAGGAGAGACCCTACAAGTGTCAAGACTACAGGAGGGCGTTCCGCAGCGGCTCCGTCCTCCTGGAGCACCGGCGCACCCACGGCAGCCTGCGGCCCAGCGCCTGCGGCCACTGCGGCCAGGCTTCCAAAGGGAAACCGCAGCTCGGCTGGAAGCCGAAAACTCACCGCGGAAGGAAGCTCTCGGAGGGGAGCAACTCAGAAAAGGCGCCGGCCTGCCTGGCCCTCTGGAGAGCCACTGCGGAGCCCCGCCCTGAGGACGAGAAACTCCCTCCAGACTCCGCCCACGTCACTGCCCCCAGCTCCTTCTGA